In Azospirillaceae bacterium, a genomic segment contains:
- a CDS encoding phosphomannomutase/phosphoglucomutase encodes MTAIHRFHHTVLREYDIRGVIGKTLGPADAKAIGQGFGTQVVRAGGTRVAIGFDGRLSSPELEEACVEGLTSTGLEVIRIGLGPTPMLYFTVRHLELDAGVMITGSHNPPDYNGFKMMLGKGPVYGEQIQEIGRLVHGDDLEKGTGSSRTLDVSEDYINRLAGDYDGTKDLTIVWDAGNGATGHILRRLTDKLPGKHILLFEEVDGNFPNHHPDPTVPENLVDLIKAVHDEKADIGIGFDGDGDRIGAVDEHGEIVWGDQLLAIYAADVLKSHPGATIIADVKSSQTLYDDIAKNGGKPLMWKTGHSLLKAKMAETGSPLAGEMSGHIFFADKYYGFDDAPYCGVRLAGLVSRKGSLSQLKSVLPPVFNTPEIRFQVDEERKFKAVDEIVARAKALAGDGIEVNDIDGVRVKTVDGWWLLRASNTQDVLVARAEAFSEAGLERLKGSIRDQLSQSGIEAPEGF; translated from the coding sequence ATGACCGCTATTCATCGGTTCCATCACACGGTGCTGCGCGAGTACGACATCCGCGGCGTCATCGGCAAGACCCTGGGCCCGGCGGATGCCAAGGCCATCGGCCAGGGCTTCGGCACCCAGGTGGTGCGCGCCGGCGGCACCCGCGTCGCCATCGGTTTCGATGGACGCCTGTCCTCGCCGGAACTGGAAGAGGCCTGCGTCGAAGGCCTGACCTCCACGGGCCTGGAAGTCATCCGCATCGGCCTGGGCCCCACGCCCATGCTGTACTTCACGGTGCGCCACCTGGAACTGGACGCCGGCGTGATGATCACCGGCTCGCACAACCCGCCGGACTACAACGGTTTCAAGATGATGCTGGGCAAGGGCCCGGTCTATGGCGAGCAGATCCAGGAGATCGGCCGCCTGGTCCACGGCGACGACCTGGAAAAGGGCACCGGCAGTTCACGCACGCTGGACGTGTCGGAGGACTACATCAATCGCCTGGCCGGCGATTATGACGGCACCAAGGACCTGACGATCGTCTGGGATGCCGGCAACGGCGCCACCGGCCACATCCTGCGCCGCCTGACCGACAAGCTGCCGGGCAAGCACATCCTGCTGTTCGAAGAGGTGGACGGCAACTTCCCCAACCACCATCCCGACCCGACCGTGCCGGAAAACCTGGTGGACCTGATCAAGGCCGTCCATGACGAGAAGGCCGACATCGGCATCGGCTTCGATGGCGATGGCGACCGCATCGGCGCGGTGGATGAGCATGGCGAGATCGTCTGGGGCGACCAGCTGCTGGCCATCTACGCCGCCGACGTGCTGAAGAGCCACCCGGGCGCCACCATCATCGCCGACGTCAAGTCCAGCCAGACGCTGTACGACGACATCGCCAAGAACGGCGGCAAGCCCCTGATGTGGAAGACCGGCCACAGCCTGCTGAAGGCCAAGATGGCCGAGACCGGCTCGCCCCTGGCCGGTGAGATGAGCGGCCACATCTTCTTCGCCGACAAGTACTACGGTTTCGACGACGCGCCTTATTGCGGTGTCCGTTTGGCCGGGCTGGTCAGCCGCAAGGGCAGCCTGTCACAGCTGAAGTCCGTGCTGCCGCCGGTCTTCAACACCCCGGAAATCCGTTTCCAGGTGGATGAGGAGCGCAAGTTCAAGGCGGTGGACGAGATCGTGGCCCGCGCCAAGGCCCTGGCCGGCGACGGCATCGAGGTCAACGACATCGACGGCGTGCGGGTGAAGACGGTCGACGGCTGGTGGCTGCTGCGCGCGTCCAACACCCAGGACGTGCTGGTGGCCCGCGCCGAGGCCTTCAGCGAGGCCGGCCTGGAACGCCTGAAGGGCAGCATCCGCGACCAGCTGAGCCAGAGCGGCATCGAGGCGCCCGAGGGCTTCTGA
- a CDS encoding UDP-glucose/GDP-mannose dehydrogenase family protein, which translates to MRIAVIGTGYVGLVSGACFSEFGVTTVCVDKDAGKIERLNRGEIPIFEPGLDDLVAKNAKAGRLSFTTDLASAVKDVDAVFIAVGTPSRRGDGHADLSYVYSAVAEVALALDPSRYTVIVTKSTVPVGTGREVARIVGETRPGLDFDVCSNPEFLREGAAIGDFMRPDRVVIGAESDRARAVMKALYRPLYLIETPIVMTSLETSELIKYAANTFLATKITFINEVADLCEKVGANVHDVAKGIGLDGRIGKKFLHAGPGYGGSCFPKDTLALVRTAADAGAPLRIIETVVDVNDKRKKAMAARIVEAVGGSVDGKRIGILGVTFKPNTDDMRDAPSLDIIPELQRLGAIVQAYDPAGMHEAERMLPGVAWCADAYAAIQGADVLAILTEWNEFRALDFDRVRRSMTAPVLVDLRNIYNPDDMNAAGFVYRSIGRPDNRASRQ; encoded by the coding sequence ATGCGCATCGCGGTTATCGGAACGGGCTACGTCGGCTTGGTGTCGGGTGCCTGTTTTTCCGAATTCGGTGTGACCACGGTTTGTGTGGATAAGGACGCCGGTAAGATCGAGCGCCTGAATCGCGGCGAGATCCCCATTTTCGAGCCGGGCCTGGACGATCTGGTGGCCAAGAACGCCAAGGCCGGCCGCCTGTCCTTCACCACCGATCTCGCCTCGGCGGTGAAGGATGTGGACGCGGTCTTCATCGCCGTGGGCACGCCGTCGCGCCGGGGGGATGGCCACGCCGACCTGTCCTACGTCTATTCCGCGGTGGCCGAGGTGGCCCTGGCGCTGGATCCCAGCCGCTACACCGTCATCGTCACCAAGTCGACCGTGCCGGTGGGCACGGGGCGCGAGGTCGCGCGCATCGTCGGCGAAACCCGGCCCGGCTTGGACTTCGATGTCTGTTCCAACCCCGAATTCCTGCGCGAGGGTGCGGCCATCGGCGACTTCATGCGGCCCGACCGCGTGGTCATCGGCGCTGAATCGGATCGCGCGCGCGCGGTGATGAAGGCATTGTACCGGCCGCTGTACCTGATCGAGACGCCCATCGTCATGACCAGCCTGGAAACGTCCGAGCTGATCAAGTATGCCGCCAACACCTTCCTCGCCACCAAGATCACCTTTATCAACGAGGTGGCGGATCTGTGCGAGAAGGTCGGCGCCAATGTCCACGACGTGGCCAAGGGCATCGGCCTGGACGGCCGCATCGGCAAGAAGTTCCTGCACGCCGGCCCGGGCTACGGCGGTTCCTGCTTCCCCAAGGACACGCTTGCCCTGGTGCGCACCGCTGCCGACGCCGGTGCGCCGCTGCGGATCATAGAGACGGTGGTGGACGTCAACGACAAGCGCAAGAAGGCCATGGCCGCGCGCATCGTCGAGGCCGTCGGCGGCAGCGTGGACGGTAAGCGCATCGGCATCCTGGGCGTCACCTTCAAGCCCAACACCGACGACATGCGCGATGCGCCGTCATTGGACATCATCCCGGAATTGCAGCGCCTGGGCGCCATCGTCCAGGCCTACGATCCGGCCGGCATGCATGAGGCGGAACGCATGCTGCCGGGCGTGGCCTGGTGCGCCGACGCCTATGCCGCCATCCAGGGCGCCGATGTCCTGGCCATCCTGACGGAATGGAACGAGTTCCGCGCGCTGGATTTTGACCGGGTTCGCCGGTCCATGACGGCGCCGGTGCTGGTCGATCTTCGCAACATCTACAACCCCGACGACATGAACGCGGCGGGTTTCGTTTACCGGTCCATCGGCCGGCCCGACAACCGCGCGTCGCGTCAATAA
- the galU gene encoding UTP--glucose-1-phosphate uridylyltransferase GalU gives MVKRVRKAVFPVAGLGTRFLPATKAIPKEMLPLNDKPLIQHAVDEAKAAGIEMFCFVTSRGKTPLEDHFDLNYELNQTLKNRGKMDVLKVVEDIQIDSGKIAYVRQSEPLGLGHAVWCAREFIGDEPFAILLPDEQVLGDKPCLAQMMDAYNQVGGNLLSVFEVPREQTNKYGILDIGSDDGRLAEVKGLVEKPDPASAPSTLSIQGRYILQPEIFQHLERFEKGAGGEIQLTDAMAKLIGNQPFHGFRFEGQRFDCGDKLGFVLANVAYALARPDMADKVRAALKAML, from the coding sequence ATGGTCAAGCGCGTACGTAAGGCTGTTTTCCCGGTTGCCGGATTGGGCACGCGGTTCCTGCCCGCCACCAAGGCCATCCCAAAGGAAATGCTGCCCCTGAATGACAAGCCGCTGATCCAGCACGCGGTGGATGAGGCCAAGGCCGCCGGCATCGAGATGTTCTGTTTCGTCACCAGCCGGGGAAAGACCCCGCTGGAGGACCATTTTGACCTGAATTATGAGTTGAACCAAACCCTGAAGAATCGCGGGAAGATGGATGTCCTCAAGGTGGTGGAGGATATCCAGATCGACAGCGGCAAGATCGCCTATGTCCGGCAGTCCGAACCCCTGGGCCTGGGCCACGCCGTGTGGTGTGCCCGCGAATTCATCGGTGACGAGCCGTTCGCCATCCTGCTGCCGGACGAACAGGTGCTGGGCGACAAGCCCTGCCTGGCGCAGATGATGGATGCCTACAATCAGGTCGGCGGCAACCTGCTGTCGGTGTTTGAAGTGCCGCGTGAGCAGACCAACAAGTACGGCATCCTGGATATCGGCAGCGACGATGGCCGCCTGGCCGAGGTCAAGGGCCTGGTGGAAAAGCCCGACCCGGCCTCCGCCCCCTCCACCCTGTCCATCCAGGGCCGTTACATCCTGCAGCCGGAGATCTTCCAGCACCTGGAGCGGTTCGAGAAGGGCGCCGGCGGGGAGATCCAGCTGACCGACGCCATGGCCAAGCTGATCGGCAACCAGCCGTTCCACGGCTTCCGCTTTGAGGGGCAGCGTTTCGACTGCGGCGACAAGTTGGGCTTCGTGCTGGCCAACGTCGCCTACGCCCTGGCGCGCCCCGACATGGCCGACAAGGTCCGCGCCGCGTTGAAGGCGATGCTTTAA
- a CDS encoding response regulator transcription factor translates to MNILIGDDHLLFREGLCRLLTQLSADATFAEAGTFTEAMEYAQGEQEFDLILLDLQMPNWPGFAGIQEICEIQAGTPVVIVSASESQSDVRAALDAGASGYIPKSSSVKIMLSALNLVFSGGIYVPPAAIHGEGTATSSGGGASSGGGGGNQPSLTQRQRDVLRCLREGKSNKQIAYELGLSEGTVKIHVTAVMRSLGVRNRTQAVIASADLLP, encoded by the coding sequence ATGAACATCCTGATCGGTGACGACCACCTGCTGTTTCGCGAAGGCCTCTGCCGGCTGCTGACCCAACTCAGCGCCGATGCCACCTTCGCCGAGGCCGGCACTTTCACCGAGGCCATGGAATATGCCCAGGGTGAGCAGGAATTCGACCTCATCCTGCTGGACCTGCAAATGCCCAATTGGCCCGGCTTCGCCGGCATCCAGGAAATTTGCGAGATCCAGGCGGGCACCCCGGTGGTGATCGTCTCGGCGTCCGAAAGCCAGTCCGACGTGCGGGCGGCCCTGGACGCGGGCGCCTCGGGCTACATCCCGAAATCGTCCAGCGTGAAGATCATGCTGAGCGCGCTGAACCTGGTGTTCTCCGGCGGCATCTACGTCCCCCCCGCCGCCATCCATGGCGAGGGTACGGCAACGTCCAGCGGCGGCGGTGCCTCCTCGGGTGGTGGCGGCGGCAACCAGCCGTCCCTAACCCAGCGTCAGCGTGACGTGCTGCGCTGCCTGCGCGAGGGTAAGTCCAACAAGCAGATCGCCTATGAGCTGGGCCTGTCGGAAGGCACCGTGAAAATCCACGTGACCGCCGTCATGCGCTCGCTGGGTGTGCGCAACCGTACCCAAGCCGTCATTGCATCCGCCGACCTCCTGCCCTAA
- a CDS encoding SAM-dependent methyltransferase produces MSLAPGAQSFDDAAAEPVGAAYLAADGFLEPLLEELADPQAVVHGRLVITDAPPKAAAWSINTWAAPQRIPIESIKGGARALRAIQRNWALYDHGHHRRARLIQDQLPHVSAKPLVFPAPAPIAPLGAWTLLDEHTILASPTCTSAFANGEVAFVEDKATPPNRAYLKLWEALTLAGRMPTAGERCLDLGACPGGWTWVLQSLGAKVTAVDKAPLDPRIAALPGVTVRRESAFGLDPAEVGPVDWLCSDVICYPERLLRLVRQWKDGGHARNFICTLKFQAETDHASAQAFAAIPGSRLLHLSHNKHELTWIYLAPETSGK; encoded by the coding sequence GTGAGCCTTGCTCCCGGGGCGCAGTCTTTTGACGACGCCGCGGCTGAGCCCGTTGGCGCCGCCTATCTGGCCGCCGACGGCTTCCTCGAGCCCTTGCTGGAGGAACTGGCCGATCCCCAGGCCGTGGTCCACGGCCGCCTGGTGATCACCGACGCGCCGCCAAAGGCCGCCGCCTGGTCGATCAACACCTGGGCGGCCCCGCAGCGCATCCCCATCGAATCCATCAAGGGCGGCGCCCGCGCGTTGCGCGCCATCCAGCGCAACTGGGCGCTTTATGACCATGGGCATCATCGCCGCGCCCGCCTGATCCAGGACCAGTTGCCCCACGTCTCGGCCAAGCCGCTGGTGTTCCCGGCACCGGCGCCCATCGCCCCCCTGGGCGCCTGGACCCTGCTGGACGAACACACCATCCTGGCATCACCCACCTGCACCAGCGCCTTCGCCAACGGCGAGGTCGCGTTCGTGGAGGACAAGGCGACGCCGCCCAACCGCGCCTACCTGAAACTGTGGGAGGCGTTGACCCTGGCGGGCCGCATGCCCACGGCGGGTGAGCGTTGCCTGGACCTGGGCGCCTGCCCCGGCGGCTGGACCTGGGTGCTGCAATCACTGGGGGCCAAGGTGACGGCGGTGGACAAGGCACCGCTGGATCCGCGCATCGCCGCCCTGCCCGGCGTCACCGTGCGGCGCGAAAGCGCCTTCGGCCTGGACCCGGCCGAGGTTGGGCCGGTGGACTGGCTGTGCAGCGATGTCATCTGCTATCCGGAGCGTCTGCTGCGCCTGGTGCGGCAGTGGAAGGACGGCGGCCACGCCCGCAATTTCATCTGCACGCTGAAATTCCAGGCCGAGACCGACCATGCCAGCGCGCAGGCTTTCGCCGCCATCCCGGGTTCCCGCCTGTTGCACCTGTCGCACAACAAGCACGAGTTGACCTGGATCTATTTGGCGCCCGAAACGTCAGGAAAATAG
- a CDS encoding sterol desaturase family protein encodes MSFAAWPGLLALCIAGYAYGDSLGHPILGYNITYFGMAGALLLLERLMPYEAEWAKSDGQMRQDISHTILNKGIGQLLATMGAMLGANAVAPAAASGIWPGHWPMAAQVVLGLIVGEFGLYWAHRLGHEIPYLWRFHAVHHSVTRLWVVNTGRFHFVDSLLSALFPLVIATLLGAPKEVIVWVLAITTYIGFLTHCNVDMDSRGLNWLFNTPDLHRWHHSRDPVEGNTNYGENLLLWDVIFRTRYLPANQRPPVNIGTADKVPPTFLGQLAYPFRRPARTTAPLLETPVLEVGAEVGAD; translated from the coding sequence ATGTCTTTTGCCGCGTGGCCTGGCCTGCTGGCCCTGTGCATCGCGGGTTATGCCTACGGTGATTCGCTGGGACACCCCATCCTCGGCTACAACATCACCTACTTCGGCATGGCCGGCGCCCTGCTGCTGCTGGAACGGCTGATGCCGTATGAGGCCGAATGGGCCAAGAGCGATGGCCAGATGCGCCAGGACATCAGCCACACCATCCTGAACAAGGGCATCGGCCAGTTGCTGGCGACCATGGGCGCCATGCTGGGCGCCAACGCGGTGGCCCCTGCCGCCGCCAGCGGCATCTGGCCCGGCCATTGGCCCATGGCGGCGCAGGTCGTCCTTGGTTTGATCGTGGGCGAATTCGGCCTGTATTGGGCCCATCGCCTGGGGCACGAGATCCCCTACCTGTGGCGCTTTCACGCCGTCCATCACAGCGTCACCCGCCTGTGGGTGGTCAACACCGGCCGCTTCCATTTCGTCGATAGCCTGTTGAGTGCGCTGTTCCCCCTGGTCATCGCCACGCTGCTGGGCGCGCCCAAGGAGGTCATCGTCTGGGTGCTGGCGATCACCACCTATATCGGCTTCCTGACCCACTGCAACGTGGACATGGATTCCCGCGGCCTGAACTGGCTGTTCAACACGCCGGACCTGCACCGCTGGCACCACAGCCGCGATCCCGTTGAGGGCAACACCAACTACGGTGAGAACCTGCTGCTGTGGGATGTGATCTTCCGCACGCGTTACCTGCCGGCGAATCAGCGCCCGCCTGTCAACATCGGCACGGCGGACAAGGTGCCGCCGACCTTCCTGGGGCAGTTGGCCTATCCGTTCCGCCGGCCTGCGCGGACGACGGCGCCCCTGCTGGAAACGCCAGTGCTGGAAGTCGGCGCCGAGGTCGGCGCTGACTGA
- a CDS encoding NAD(P)/FAD-dependent oxidoreductase, whose protein sequence is MTSPASPDVIVIGAGAAGLFTAIAAGKRGRRVVVVDHAPTAGAKILISGGGRCNFTNVDAQPSRYLSNNPHFSISALRRYGPRDFLALVERHGIAWHEKKLGQLFCDNSARDILAMLLNEAADSGVELRLDCAVRGVSAADGGFVVDTARGQMTAPRLVVATGGLSIPKMGATDFAYRLARQFGLAMVAPRPGLVPFTFTPQDLARTQGLSGVALDAVVRAGKAAFREALLITHRGLSGPSILQASSYWQPGQPITVDLTPDLDLAEHLKAAKRARPNAELKTILGDVLPRRFAERLCGEGGAGEVESRPLRDLSDKALAAVAETLRRWTVTPAGTEGYRTAEVTVGGIDTDELSSKTLEAKRVPGLHFVGEAVDVTGWLGGYNFQWAWSSGWVAGQAV, encoded by the coding sequence ATGACCTCCCCCGCTTCCCCCGACGTCATCGTCATCGGCGCCGGCGCCGCCGGCCTGTTCACCGCCATTGCCGCCGGCAAGCGCGGCCGCCGGGTGGTCGTGGTCGACCACGCGCCGACGGCCGGCGCCAAGATCCTGATCTCCGGCGGTGGGCGCTGCAACTTCACCAACGTGGATGCGCAGCCGTCGCGCTACCTCTCCAACAATCCGCACTTCAGCATCTCCGCATTGCGCCGGTATGGCCCGCGCGACTTCCTGGCCCTGGTGGAACGCCACGGCATCGCCTGGCACGAGAAGAAGCTGGGGCAGCTGTTCTGCGACAACTCCGCCCGCGATATCCTGGCGATGCTGTTGAACGAGGCGGCGGATTCGGGCGTGGAGCTGCGGCTGGACTGCGCCGTGCGTGGGGTGAGCGCCGCGGATGGCGGATTCGTCGTGGATACGGCGCGGGGCCAGATGACGGCGCCCCGGCTGGTAGTGGCCACCGGTGGCCTGTCCATCCCCAAGATGGGCGCCACCGATTTCGCCTATCGCCTGGCCCGCCAGTTCGGCCTGGCCATGGTGGCGCCCCGGCCCGGTCTGGTGCCCTTCACCTTCACGCCGCAGGATCTGGCACGGACGCAAGGGCTATCCGGCGTGGCGCTGGACGCGGTGGTGAGGGCGGGGAAAGCGGCCTTTCGTGAGGCGCTGCTGATCACCCATCGCGGCCTGTCCGGCCCGTCCATCCTGCAGGCGTCCAGCTATTGGCAACCCGGCCAGCCCATCACCGTGGACCTGACGCCGGACCTGGATCTGGCCGAGCACCTGAAGGCCGCCAAGCGCGCCCGTCCCAACGCCGAACTGAAGACCATCCTGGGCGACGTGCTGCCTCGCCGCTTCGCCGAGCGTTTATGTGGTGAGGGCGGGGCCGGGGAGGTGGAGAGCCGCCCCTTGCGCGACCTGTCGGACAAGGCCTTGGCGGCCGTGGCCGAGACGCTGCGCCGCTGGACCGTCACGCCCGCCGGCACCGAGGGCTACCGCACGGCGGAGGTGACGGTGGGCGGCATCGATACCGATGAGCTGTCGTCCAAGACGCTGGAGGCCAAGCGCGTGCCCGGCCTGCACTTCGTGGGCGAGGCGGTGGACGTCACCGGCTGGCTGGGGGGCTATAATTTCCAGTGGGCGTGGTCATCCGGCTGGGTGGCCGGCCAGGCCGTCTGA
- the arfB gene encoding alternative ribosome rescue aminoacyl-tRNA hydrolase ArfB — protein MIPPSPPPPPFQGPTVQVAPGIRLAESELQENFLRAGGPGGQNVNKVETAVQLRFDAAASPNLPQWVKDKLKTLAGRRWTGAGVIVITAQSHRTQERNREDARERLFELIRAATVRQAVRRATRPTLGSQKRRLEAKSTRSTVKRLRGNVDPD, from the coding sequence ATGATTCCACCGTCCCCACCGCCACCGCCGTTCCAGGGCCCCACCGTGCAGGTGGCGCCAGGGATCCGGCTGGCTGAGTCGGAGTTGCAGGAAAACTTCCTGCGCGCCGGCGGTCCCGGCGGCCAGAACGTGAACAAGGTCGAGACGGCGGTGCAGTTGCGGTTCGACGCAGCGGCGTCGCCCAACCTGCCGCAATGGGTGAAGGATAAGCTGAAGACCCTGGCCGGCCGTCGCTGGACCGGTGCCGGCGTCATCGTCATCACCGCCCAAAGCCATCGCACGCAGGAGCGCAATCGCGAGGACGCGCGCGAGCGGCTGTTCGAACTGATTCGCGCCGCCACCGTGCGCCAGGCGGTGCGCCGGGCCACGCGCCCCACCTTGGGCTCGCAAAAACGGCGGCTGGAGGCCAAATCCACCCGCAGCACGGTCAAGCGCCTGCGCGGCAACGTCGATCCGGATTGA
- a CDS encoding cyclic nucleotide-binding domain-containing protein, producing MTVDQIKGAPLLRAAAGMVAALGTVAAFAALPPDLLAALAALCRMETLGAGDLVVRQGAAMTDLHVLLSGTAVLMAGNAEIAQRHGPEATFLMPEALTGAPAPVSVRAVGEAKVLALPLSALRSRLGAGAELALALLAGQAARERQLTDTVVRLQALSLTPRLAAYLLVEHAARKAGGRLDLDMGRAAIDLGTTPADLAWSFGDLKRHGVTLEGTVAVLRDFDALRALATPGPVRRQQAEEWPVLMWDVDEAPVT from the coding sequence ATGACTGTCGATCAGATCAAGGGCGCGCCCCTCTTGCGTGCCGCCGCCGGCATGGTTGCGGCCCTGGGCACGGTGGCGGCCTTCGCCGCACTGCCGCCGGACCTGCTGGCCGCCCTGGCCGCGCTGTGCCGGATGGAAACGCTGGGTGCGGGTGACCTGGTGGTACGCCAGGGTGCCGCAATGACCGACCTGCATGTGCTGTTGTCCGGTACGGCTGTCCTGATGGCCGGCAATGCTGAAATCGCCCAGCGACACGGGCCGGAAGCGACCTTCCTGATGCCGGAGGCGCTGACCGGCGCCCCGGCCCCTGTCAGTGTGCGCGCGGTGGGGGAGGCGAAGGTCCTGGCCCTGCCGCTGTCGGCCCTGCGGTCGCGGCTGGGGGCCGGTGCTGAACTGGCCCTGGCCCTGCTGGCCGGGCAGGCGGCGCGGGAACGCCAGTTGACGGACACGGTGGTGCGGTTGCAGGCCCTGTCGCTGACCCCGCGCCTGGCGGCTTACCTGCTGGTGGAACATGCGGCGCGCAAGGCGGGCGGCCGGCTGGACCTGGACATGGGGCGGGCCGCCATCGACCTGGGCACGACCCCGGCGGATCTGGCCTGGTCGTTCGGCGACCTGAAGCGCCATGGCGTGACGCTGGAGGGCACGGTGGCGGTGCTGCGGGATTTTGATGCCCTGCGCGCGCTCGCCACGCCCGGCCCCGTCCGTCGCCAGCAGGCGGAGGAATGGCCCGTCCTGATGTGGGATGTGGACGAGGCGCCGGTCACCTGA
- the rpsI gene encoding 30S ribosomal protein S9 translates to MAQTINSLADLKQGAAAVVTTEAAEPAQPKIDAQGRAYATGKRKNAVARVWIKPGSGKVTVNARDIGVYFARPVLRMMINQPFQIVGRVEQYDVVCTVSGGGLSGQAGALRHGISKALTYFEPSLRPSLKVAGLLTRDPRVVERKKYGKAKARRSFQFSKR, encoded by the coding sequence ATGGCACAGACCATCAACAGCCTGGCCGACCTGAAGCAGGGTGCCGCCGCCGTCGTCACGACCGAGGCCGCCGAGCCGGCCCAGCCGAAGATCGACGCCCAGGGCCGCGCCTACGCCACCGGCAAGCGCAAGAACGCGGTCGCCCGCGTCTGGATTAAGCCGGGCAGCGGCAAGGTCACGGTCAACGCCCGTGACATCGGTGTCTACTTCGCCCGTCCCGTGCTGCGCATGATGATCAACCAGCCGTTCCAGATCGTGGGCCGGGTGGAGCAGTACGACGTCGTCTGCACCGTTTCCGGTGGCGGCCTGTCCGGCCAGGCCGGCGCGCTGCGTCACGGCATCTCCAAGGCCCTGACCTACTTCGAGCCGAGCCTGCGCCCGTCGCTGAAGGTCGCCGGCCTGCTGACCCGCGATCCGCGCGTGGTCGAGCGTAAGAAGTACGGTAAGGCCAAGGCCCGTCGTAGCTTCCAGTTCTCCAAGCGCTGA
- the rplM gene encoding 50S ribosomal protein L13 — MKTLSLKPSEIEKKWLLIDADGLVLGRLASIISMRLRGKHKPTYTPHMDCGDNIIVINAEKVKLTGNKRSDEIFYWHTGYAGGIKQRSLGQILDGKYPERVIEKAVERMITRGPLGRRQMSNLRVYKGSTHPHEAQNPEVLDVGALNPKNKGA, encoded by the coding sequence ATGAAAACCTTGTCTCTCAAGCCGTCTGAGATCGAGAAGAAGTGGCTTCTCATCGATGCCGACGGCCTCGTGTTGGGCCGTCTGGCCAGCATCATTTCCATGCGCCTGCGCGGCAAGCACAAGCCCACCTACACCCCCCACATGGATTGCGGTGACAACATCATCGTCATCAATGCGGAGAAGGTGAAGCTGACGGGCAACAAGCGCAGCGACGAAATCTTCTACTGGCACACCGGGTATGCTGGCGGCATCAAGCAGCGCAGCCTGGGCCAGATCCTCGACGGCAAGTACCCGGAGCGGGTCATCGAGAAGGCCGTGGAGCGTATGATCACCCGCGGTCCGCTGGGCCGTCGTCAGATGAGCAACCTGCGCGTCTACAAGGGTTCGACCCACCCCCACGAAGCTCAGAACCCCGAGGTGCTGGATGTCGGCGCCCTGAATCCGAAGAACAAGGGGGCCTAA
- a CDS encoding PaaI family thioesterase, producing the protein MAADLEEGADDQLAAMGKAPVFSPQDFDALLKQGLPQAHRAGIRTREMAHGSITLTMPVSDDLLRPGGTVSGPAMFALADVALYGAVLSAAGHILLAVTSNMNITFLRKPPPKPLVAHARIIRLGRRLAYGEVTIHSEGEEDPVAHATGTYAIPQG; encoded by the coding sequence ATGGCGGCGGATTTGGAAGAGGGCGCGGACGACCAACTGGCGGCGATGGGCAAGGCGCCGGTGTTCAGCCCCCAGGATTTCGACGCGCTGCTGAAACAGGGGCTGCCCCAGGCCCATCGCGCCGGCATCCGCACGCGGGAGATGGCTCACGGCAGCATCACCCTGACCATGCCGGTGTCGGATGACCTGCTGCGGCCTGGCGGCACGGTGTCCGGCCCCGCCATGTTCGCGTTGGCCGACGTGGCGCTTTACGGCGCGGTGCTGAGTGCTGCCGGCCACATCCTGCTGGCCGTCACCAGCAACATGAACATCACCTTCCTGCGCAAGCCGCCGCCCAAGCCCCTGGTGGCCCACGCCCGCATCATCCGCCTGGGCCGGCGCCTGGCCTATGGCGAGGTCACCATCCATTCCGAGGGGGAGGAGGACCCGGTGGCGCACGCGACGGGCACCTATGCGATTCCGCAAGGCTGA
- a CDS encoding CoA-binding protein: MTNSPLDSDDVLRQAFLRTKTVAIVGISPDPSKPSHYVPAYMQAYGYRIVPVHPAHVGTKILGETVVASLADLPAGVDMVEIFRAAPAIGPFVVEAAERGIPYIWMPLGVSHEESAAEARALGATVIMDRCPKIDLPRLFPDGLPARD, translated from the coding sequence ATGACCAACAGCCCCTTGGACAGCGACGACGTCTTGCGCCAGGCCTTCCTGCGGACCAAGACCGTGGCCATCGTCGGCATCTCGCCCGACCCGTCCAAGCCCTCGCATTATGTGCCGGCCTATATGCAGGCCTACGGCTACAGGATCGTGCCCGTGCACCCGGCCCACGTCGGCACAAAAATCCTGGGCGAGACGGTGGTGGCCAGCCTGGCCGACCTTCCCGCCGGCGTGGACATGGTGGAGATCTTCCGCGCCGCCCCCGCCATCGGTCCCTTCGTGGTGGAGGCGGCGGAACGCGGCATCCCGTACATCTGGATGCCCCTGGGCGTCAGCCATGAGGAATCGGCGGCTGAGGCGCGGGCTTTGGGCGCCACGGTGATTATGGACCGCTGCCCAAAGATCGACCTGCCCCGCCTGTTCCCCGATGGCCTGCCGGCGCGCGACTGA